A window of the Brassica oleracea var. oleracea cultivar TO1000 chromosome C1, BOL, whole genome shotgun sequence genome harbors these coding sequences:
- the LOC106301025 gene encoding cytochrome P450 71A24-like has product MQKMMMILLLLSIICVTILFLKKQSTGKKISTPRSPPTFPVIGNLHQLGRYPHRSLCSLSYRYGPRMLLHFGRVPVLVVSSADAAQDVLKTHDRVFASRPRSKIFRKLHYDGRDVGLAPYGEYWRQMKSVCVLHLLSNKMVRSFRDVRKEEIRIVMENIRKSNSSRINLSKLLASLTNDVICRVAFGKKYGGDTDFMELIERFEKLLGSFSIGTYVPWLAWLDWISGLDAEVEKTKNDFDEFLERVVQDHVDGGGDKNDFVHVLLAIQREKSIGFEIDRISIKAIIMNIFVGGTDTSFTVMEWAMTELLRHPKCLNILQEEVRGICKGKSNVSEEEIQDMKYLKAVIKETMRLHPSLPLLVPHESTHDVQLRDYYIPTGTQVMINVWAIGREAATWGPDAELFRPEKHLDTSVDFRGQDFHLIPFGAGRRICPAISFATVLIELVLANLVHQFD; this is encoded by the exons ATGCAAAAGATGATGATGATACTTCTTTTACTGTCAATAATTTGTGTTACCATTCTCTTCTTGAAAAAACAGTCAACAGGGAAGAAAATCAGTACACCAAGGTCACCGCCGACATTTCCGGTTATCGGGAACCTTCATCAGCTCGGCCGCTACCCTCACCGATCACTATGCTCTCTCAGCTATCGTTATGGTCCTCGCATGCTCCTTCACTTTGGCCGTGTCCCTGTTCTTGTAGTCTCTTCAGCGGACGCGGCTCAAGATGTTTTGAAGACCCACGACCGCGTTTTTGCGAGCCGTCCACGATCGAAAATCTTCCGAAAGCTGCACTACGACGGGCGTGATGTAGGCTTAGCTCCTTATGGAGAGTATTGGAGACAAATGAAGAGTGTGTGTGTCCTTCATCTCCTAAGCAACAAGATGGTACGGTCCTTTCGAGACGTACGAAAAGAAGAGATCAGAATAGTGATGGAAAATATCAGGAAATCAAATTCTTCGCGGATTAATCTAAGCAAGCTATTGGCGAGTTTAACTAACGATGTAATATGTAGAGTTGCTTTTGGAAAGAAATACGGTGGTGACACGGATTTTATGGAGTTAATAGAGAGGTTCGAGAAGCTATTGGGATCATTTAGTATCGGAACTTATGTACCATGGCTTGCATGGCTTGATTGGATCAGCGGTTTGGATGCTGAAGTAGAAAAGACGAAAAATGATTTTGATGAATTCTTAGAGAGAGTTGTACAAGATCATGTAGATGGTGGCGGAGATAAGAATGATTTTGTCCATGTATTGCTAGCAATTCAGAGAGAGAAGAGCATCGGGTTTGAAATCGACCGAATAAGCATAAAGGCTATTATCATG AATATTTTTGTGGGTGGTACGGACACATCTTTTACAGTTATGGAATGGGCAATGACAGAGCTTTTACGTCACCCAAAGTGTCTGAACATACTTCAAGAAGAAGTCCGTGGGATTTGTAAGGGCAAATCGAATGTATCAGAAGAAGAAATTCAAGACATGAAATACTTAAAAGCTGTGATCAAAGAGACAATGAGGCTACATCCTTCACTTCCGTTGTTGGTTCCTCATGAATCAACACATGATGTCCAATTAAGAGATTACTATATACCAACCGGTACGCAGGTTATGATCAATGTTTGGGCCATTGGGAGAGAGGCTGCAACCTGGGGACCAGACGCAGAGTTGTTTAGACCGGAGAAGCATTTAGATACGTCTGTTGATTTCCGGGGTCAGGATTTTCATTTGATTCCGTTTGGTGCAGGAAGAAGAATTTGCCCAGCGATATCGTTCGCTACGGTGCTGATTGAGTTGGTTTTAGCTAACTTAGTGCATCAATTTGATTGA
- the LOC106303342 gene encoding uncharacterized protein LOC106303342, whose amino-acid sequence MNMKKCILLMMMVLIIIVTMERKVEGNSCMDKCLFLCGFFFQHPVACEDKCELKCHPPLSSQSSQMETIGMRNIRG is encoded by the exons ATGAATATGAAGAAATGCATTTTATTGATGATGATGGTATTAATAATAATTGTGACCATGGAAAGAAAAGTAGAAGGAAATTCATGCATGGACAAATGTTTGTTCTTGTGCGGATTTTTCTTTCAACATCCAGTAGCATGCGAAGACAAATGTGAGCTCAAATGCCATCCACCTCTTTCATCTCAATCATCACA GATGGAGACTATAGGAATGAGAAACATAAGAGGATAA